The proteins below are encoded in one region of Candidatus Anaeroferrophillus wilburensis:
- the truA gene encoding tRNA pseudouridine(38-40) synthase TruA: MQSQVRTLKLVIAYDGSRYHGWQIQPNGITIQEELQHALAAMTGENLTVFGSGRTDAGVHAWGQVAHVATTTSIPEQGLWRGLNALLPDDIVIRSLSSVSAGFHARKSATGKTYCYCIDNQPLANPLSRFYSWHVRKTLDMAAIRQATRQLLGTHDFASFKAADGETATSVRTISRARVWRRSSYLLIMIHANGFLKNMVRNIVGTLYEIGLGKRGAEEMAAIVAAVDRRSAGITAPAKGLVLRSVSY, from the coding sequence GTGCAATCGCAGGTACGTACACTTAAACTGGTCATTGCTTATGATGGCAGCCGTTATCATGGTTGGCAGATTCAGCCCAACGGGATAACAATCCAAGAGGAGCTGCAACATGCCCTGGCCGCGATGACGGGCGAAAATCTGACTGTTTTTGGCTCTGGGCGGACTGATGCCGGGGTGCATGCCTGGGGGCAGGTTGCCCATGTTGCCACAACCACATCCATTCCTGAACAGGGGTTGTGGCGTGGTCTGAATGCCCTTCTTCCTGACGATATCGTCATTCGCTCCCTTTCGTCGGTGTCCGCCGGCTTCCACGCCCGTAAATCAGCGACCGGGAAAACCTATTGCTACTGCATTGATAACCAGCCGCTGGCCAATCCCTTGAGCCGCTTCTATTCTTGGCATGTGAGAAAAACACTCGATATGGCCGCGATCCGCCAGGCAACCAGGCAGCTGCTGGGAACCCATGATTTCGCATCCTTCAAAGCTGCCGATGGTGAAACAGCTACCTCCGTCCGCACGATCAGCAGGGCAAGGGTCTGGCGCCGGAGTTCCTATCTCCTGATTATGATTCATGCCAATGGTTTCCTGAAAAATATGGTGCGCAACATCGTTGGTACCCTCTACGAAATAGGCCTGGGAAAACGAGGCGCCGAAGAGATGGCTGCCATTGTTGCCGCTGTCGACCGGCGCTCTGCCGGAATTACTGCTCCGGCCAAAGGCCTGGTGCTGCGCTCCGTTTCCTACTAG